Proteins from a genomic interval of Nitrospirota bacterium:
- a CDS encoding FAD-dependent oxidoreductase: MSATNSHVIIVVGAGPAGMAAASSLAKAGHEVIILNRDIKFGGLAEYGIFPAKLKLRGGLKKQYWDLLKQPNVHYFGNVSVGKGKDLTVEDVRALGASAVVFAIGAQGTKAIGVEGDSAQGVFHAKDVVYHFNRLPGFGDRPFEMGKHVAIIGAGDVMVDIAHWLTRYKKVERVTAIVRRGPAERKYNPKEIRAVCANMDVDGITKEVARIKDRLAAVGQNADEILKSLTDEFVKCEPKVSDTKMGFKFLASPKRILVDANNRVRGLEMEDNKLESKGTDTAAVGLKQLYEFPCDAVIFAVGDKVDETVGLPYKSGLFVTNPTKTTNDPDDALFQAFDETTGKVVDGVFLTGWARKASEGLVGIAKRDGDWCAEVVTRYLSSNVPHSHSGAKVVLDKLATALVHHKSHPVDAKGLRALESIEHTHQGETDCIGVFKYASNREMIDLIEKGKS; this comes from the coding sequence ATGAGCGCAACGAATTCCCATGTGATTATTGTGGTCGGCGCAGGGCCGGCAGGTATGGCGGCAGCCAGTTCTTTGGCAAAGGCCGGCCATGAAGTGATTATTCTCAATCGGGACATTAAGTTCGGTGGATTAGCCGAATATGGAATTTTCCCTGCGAAACTCAAGCTTCGCGGGGGCTTGAAGAAGCAATACTGGGACCTGCTTAAACAACCCAATGTCCATTACTTTGGCAATGTCTCGGTCGGCAAGGGGAAAGACCTCACGGTCGAGGACGTGCGTGCCCTCGGTGCGAGTGCCGTCGTCTTTGCGATCGGCGCGCAGGGCACTAAAGCGATCGGCGTGGAAGGGGATTCGGCCCAGGGCGTGTTTCACGCGAAGGATGTGGTCTACCACTTCAATCGGCTCCCGGGGTTCGGCGATCGTCCATTTGAGATGGGGAAACATGTGGCGATCATCGGGGCCGGCGATGTGATGGTCGATATCGCTCATTGGCTGACCCGCTATAAAAAAGTTGAGCGCGTGACGGCCATCGTGCGGCGTGGACCGGCTGAGCGTAAGTATAATCCGAAAGAAATTCGTGCGGTCTGTGCCAACATGGATGTAGACGGAATCACCAAGGAAGTGGCCAGGATTAAGGACCGCCTCGCTGCGGTCGGCCAGAACGCGGACGAGATCCTCAAGTCTCTGACAGACGAGTTTGTCAAGTGCGAACCGAAAGTCAGCGACACTAAAATGGGCTTCAAGTTCTTGGCTTCGCCGAAACGTATCCTGGTGGATGCCAACAATCGCGTGCGCGGGCTGGAGATGGAAGACAATAAGCTGGAGTCGAAAGGGACTGATACGGCGGCCGTCGGGCTGAAGCAGTTATATGAGTTCCCCTGTGACGCGGTGATCTTCGCGGTCGGCGACAAGGTCGATGAGACCGTCGGGCTCCCCTATAAGAGTGGCCTATTTGTGACGAACCCCACCAAGACCACCAACGATCCAGACGATGCGCTCTTTCAGGCCTTCGATGAGACGACCGGCAAAGTTGTGGACGGTGTCTTCCTGACTGGTTGGGCCAGGAAAGCCAGCGAAGGGTTGGTCGGCATCGCGAAGCGTGACGGAGATTGGTGCGCGGAAGTCGTGACCCGCTATCTCTCATCCAACGTGCCGCATAGCCATTCCGGGGCGAAGGTCGTCCTGGATAAGCTGGCGACAGCCCTCGTGCACCATAAGAGTCACCCGGTCGATGCGAAGGGGCTCCGCGCACTTGAATCGATTGAGCATACGCACCAGGGTGAAACCGATTGTATCGGGGTGTTCAAATACGCAAGCAACAGGGAGATGATCGATCTGATCGAGAAGGGGAAGTCGTAA
- a CDS encoding NAD(+)/NADH kinase, with product MKNKSIGILTKPKFPEIKNTLQDVVTWLRAQSIGVILDTTSAALLGEQGGLQKTQLASKADVLLVLGGDGTMLNAARLAGERSIPILGVNMGGLGFLTEVRLENLYPSLERVFANDFVLDERLMLQTHIHRHGETVARGVVLNDVVISKGTLARMIEVKISIQGQFVTNLRGDGVIVSTPTGSTAYSLSAGGPIIDPAVQSLMVTPICPHTLTHRPLIVPGTAEIEITLTSRDDGAMATSDGQVGVAMVQGDTVELKMSEHRTRLIRFPESGYYEVLREKLKWGDG from the coding sequence ATGAAAAATAAAAGTATCGGGATCTTAACCAAGCCAAAGTTTCCCGAAATCAAAAATACCCTGCAGGACGTCGTCACCTGGCTCAGGGCCCAAAGTATTGGTGTCATCTTAGATACGACATCGGCAGCCTTGCTCGGCGAGCAAGGGGGTCTGCAGAAAACTCAACTGGCAAGCAAAGCGGATGTGCTGCTCGTCCTAGGCGGCGATGGAACCATGCTCAACGCGGCCAGGCTTGCCGGGGAACGAAGCATCCCGATCCTCGGCGTCAATATGGGAGGCTTGGGATTCTTAACCGAAGTCCGGCTGGAGAACTTGTATCCCTCCCTTGAACGCGTCTTTGCCAATGACTTCGTACTCGATGAGCGGTTGATGCTCCAGACGCATATCCATCGGCATGGAGAAACCGTCGCACGTGGCGTGGTGCTGAACGATGTCGTGATTAGCAAAGGGACCCTGGCCCGGATGATCGAGGTGAAGATTTCCATTCAAGGCCAGTTCGTCACGAATTTGCGTGGCGATGGCGTCATCGTCAGTACACCAACAGGATCGACCGCCTACTCTCTCTCGGCTGGAGGGCCAATCATTGACCCGGCAGTCCAATCACTCATGGTGACCCCCATCTGTCCTCACACCCTGACGCATCGTCCGCTGATCGTTCCAGGAACCGCAGAAATTGAAATCACGTTGACGAGTAGAGACGATGGTGCGATGGCGACGTCAGACGGGCAAGTCGGCGTGGCGATGGTCCAGGGCGATACGGTTGAGCTCAAGATGTCCGAACACCGGACGAGACTGATTCGTTTCCCGGAAAGCGGATACTATGAAGTCTTGCGTGAAAAGCTGAAGTGGGGGGACGGCTAG
- a CDS encoding ATP-dependent Clp protease ATP-binding subunit — protein sequence MFERFTDKGRKIIILAREEAERHQNDYLGTEHLVLAILRESDGIALMILKKMGLSTEQIRLEIERNLPGGGTTMTFGEIPFSPRVKKVIEYGVEEARLLGHNHIGSEHLLLGLLREEEGIGGKILRSLGANLLTARQLTVTFLRKSAPRERDRKSNTPALDEFGRDLTQLAQEGHLDPVIGRADEIERVLQILSRRSKNNPVLIGEAGVGKTAIVEGLAQRIVQSEVPDNLLSRRVIALDLGALVAGTKYRGQFEERLKVVMKEIVQAGNIIIFIDELHTLVGAGAAEGSIDASNMLKPALSRGEIQCIGATTLDEYRKHIEKDGALKRRFQPIHVQPPSIDETVLIIQGLRDRYEEHHGVEISEEAILEAVKLSDRYISDRFLPDKAIDLIDETGSRAKLQTYALPTELKAMEQELKKVSREKEQAISLQNFEEAVRHREEEERLRKLLDESKREWKKNQEKNKPTIGKEDVAYVVSKMTGIPLFKLEEEESNKLLRMEEFLHKRVIGQNEAISAVARAIRRSRAGLKEARKPIGSFIFLGPTGVGKTELARTLAGFLFNSEDALIRIDMSEYQEKFTSTRLFGAPPGYVGYEEGGQLTERVRRRPYSVVLFDEIEKAHPDVFNILLQVLDDGVLTDSLGRKVDFKNCVIIMTSNIGTKMIQKGVSLGFQSTEGDQERHKKEEVLGELRRSFSPEFLNRIDEIVVFHQLDKTHLTSILDILLGELNLRLLDKGVELEVEDDVKQWLIKEGYEPLYGARPMRRTIQRAIGDPLSEEMIKGRFKECRKIRVVLRDGAPAFIAQEAMAGV from the coding sequence ATGTTCGAACGATTCACGGACAAGGGTCGGAAGATCATCATCCTCGCACGGGAAGAGGCTGAGCGTCACCAAAACGACTACCTCGGGACCGAGCATCTCGTCCTCGCGATTCTCCGTGAGTCCGATGGGATTGCGCTGATGATCTTGAAAAAGATGGGGCTCTCGACTGAACAAATCCGTTTGGAAATTGAACGGAATTTGCCAGGAGGGGGGACCACGATGACCTTTGGGGAAATCCCATTCAGCCCCCGGGTCAAAAAAGTTATCGAATACGGGGTCGAAGAAGCCCGTCTCCTTGGACACAATCATATCGGCAGTGAACACCTCTTATTGGGTCTGCTCCGAGAAGAGGAAGGGATCGGCGGGAAAATCCTTCGCAGCTTAGGCGCCAATCTCCTGACCGCCCGACAGTTGACTGTCACATTCTTACGGAAGTCCGCCCCTCGCGAGCGCGACCGGAAGAGCAACACTCCGGCACTCGACGAGTTCGGGCGTGACCTGACCCAGTTGGCCCAGGAAGGGCATCTGGATCCTGTCATCGGTCGCGCCGACGAAATCGAGCGTGTATTACAGATTTTGAGCCGCCGGTCGAAAAACAATCCTGTACTCATCGGTGAAGCCGGGGTCGGCAAGACCGCTATTGTCGAAGGTCTTGCCCAGCGGATCGTTCAGTCTGAAGTGCCGGACAACCTTCTCTCACGGCGCGTCATTGCACTCGACCTCGGAGCATTGGTTGCGGGGACAAAGTATCGCGGCCAATTCGAGGAACGACTGAAGGTCGTCATGAAGGAAATCGTCCAGGCCGGCAACATCATCATCTTCATTGATGAACTCCATACCTTGGTGGGAGCTGGGGCGGCAGAGGGATCGATCGATGCGTCCAACATGCTCAAGCCGGCATTGTCGCGTGGGGAGATTCAGTGCATCGGTGCCACGACGCTTGATGAATACCGAAAGCACATTGAGAAAGACGGGGCGCTCAAGCGGCGATTCCAGCCGATTCACGTGCAACCCCCAAGTATTGATGAAACGGTATTGATCATCCAGGGCCTTCGCGATCGGTACGAAGAACATCATGGCGTCGAAATTTCCGAAGAAGCTATTCTGGAAGCAGTCAAGCTGTCCGACCGCTACATCAGTGATCGTTTCCTTCCGGATAAGGCCATCGATTTGATCGACGAGACTGGCTCGCGGGCAAAGCTACAAACCTATGCATTGCCCACTGAGCTGAAGGCGATGGAGCAAGAGCTGAAAAAGGTTTCTCGCGAAAAAGAGCAGGCGATCTCCTTGCAGAACTTCGAGGAAGCCGTTCGTCATCGCGAGGAAGAAGAACGGCTGCGTAAGCTGCTCGACGAATCCAAGCGCGAGTGGAAGAAGAATCAGGAGAAGAATAAGCCGACGATCGGCAAAGAAGATGTGGCGTATGTCGTCTCCAAGATGACCGGTATTCCGCTCTTCAAGCTTGAAGAGGAAGAGTCGAACAAGCTGTTGCGCATGGAGGAGTTCCTTCACAAGCGCGTGATTGGTCAGAACGAGGCCATCTCGGCCGTGGCCAGAGCCATTCGGCGGTCACGTGCAGGCCTCAAAGAGGCACGGAAGCCAATCGGCTCGTTTATTTTCCTGGGACCCACCGGGGTTGGGAAAACTGAATTGGCACGGACGTTAGCGGGGTTCCTCTTCAACAGTGAAGATGCACTCATTCGAATCGACATGTCGGAATATCAGGAAAAGTTCACCAGTACGCGACTCTTTGGGGCGCCTCCTGGATACGTGGGATATGAAGAGGGTGGTCAGTTGACTGAACGGGTTCGCCGTCGGCCCTATTCGGTGGTGCTTTTCGACGAAATCGAAAAGGCTCACCCGGATGTGTTCAATATCCTGCTACAGGTATTGGACGACGGGGTGTTGACCGACAGTCTCGGGCGCAAGGTCGACTTCAAGAATTGCGTCATCATCATGACCTCTAATATCGGGACGAAGATGATCCAGAAGGGCGTCTCGCTCGGATTCCAGAGCACGGAAGGCGATCAGGAGCGCCATAAGAAGGAAGAAGTTTTGGGAGAATTGCGCCGCTCGTTCAGTCCGGAGTTCCTGAACCGGATCGACGAAATCGTGGTCTTCCATCAATTGGACAAGACCCATCTTACCAGTATTCTCGATATCCTCTTGGGGGAACTCAACCTTCGTCTTCTTGATAAGGGTGTGGAACTTGAAGTCGAGGATGATGTGAAGCAATGGCTGATCAAAGAAGGCTATGAACCGCTGTACGGAGCCAGGCCGATGCGTCGGACTATTCAGCGCGCGATCGGTGATCCGCTCTCTGAAGAGATGATCAAGGGACGGTTTAAGGAATGCCGTAAAATCCGCGTCGTGCTTCGCGATGGCGCTCCGGCATTCATTGCGCAGGAGGCCATGGCTGGGGTTTAG
- the tsaD gene encoding tRNA (adenosine(37)-N6)-threonylcarbamoyltransferase complex transferase subunit TsaD, producing MRPVRRFVHVIGNDVMIVTLDQPLNAWMPGPILGIETSCDETAASVLAADGTVLSNIITSQHAVHQRFGGVVPELASRAHIESIEVVSAEALQQAGLVWTDLSGIAVTQGPGLAGALLVGVNYAKALAYALSIPVVGVSHLEGHIASAWLQDPTFPLPCVVLVVSGGHTHLYFREASGHHRLLGATKDDAAGEAFDKGAQLLGLEYPGGPAIDRLARQGNPDAITFPRSYLKKGSLDFSFSGLKTSLLYIVQAMDEQYRADKLADLAAGYQEAIVAILVEKAFAAVQSSGTRALAVVGGVSANSRLRLLLQERAASEGLLLSLPPLSYCTDNAAMIAAAGRQALCAGARAPLDLDAHASMVSPLAHAI from the coding sequence ATGAGACCTGTTCGTCGTTTCGTTCACGTGATAGGTAATGATGTCATGATTGTGACGCTTGATCAGCCTCTCAACGCCTGGATGCCAGGACCTATCCTTGGCATCGAGACGTCCTGCGATGAAACCGCGGCATCGGTGCTTGCTGCAGATGGCACCGTCCTTTCAAATATTATTACGTCACAACATGCCGTTCATCAGCGATTCGGTGGTGTCGTGCCTGAGCTCGCCTCCCGTGCTCATATTGAATCTATTGAAGTTGTCTCAGCTGAGGCACTACAGCAAGCTGGTTTGGTATGGACTGATCTCTCTGGAATCGCTGTCACTCAAGGGCCTGGTCTGGCTGGTGCGCTTCTCGTCGGGGTCAACTATGCAAAAGCATTGGCCTATGCCTTGAGTATTCCCGTAGTTGGTGTAAGCCACCTTGAGGGTCACATTGCCTCCGCCTGGTTGCAAGATCCAACATTTCCATTGCCCTGCGTGGTCCTGGTTGTCTCCGGCGGGCATACCCATCTGTATTTCAGGGAAGCCAGCGGCCACCACCGACTGCTTGGCGCAACTAAAGACGATGCAGCAGGGGAGGCCTTTGACAAAGGCGCTCAGTTGCTTGGACTGGAGTATCCTGGAGGGCCAGCCATAGATCGCTTGGCGCGACAGGGAAATCCGGACGCAATAACCTTTCCAAGATCCTATCTTAAGAAGGGTAGTCTGGACTTCAGTTTCAGCGGCCTCAAGACATCTTTGCTGTATATAGTTCAAGCAATGGATGAGCAATATAGAGCGGATAAACTGGCTGACCTTGCGGCAGGGTATCAGGAAGCTATTGTCGCCATCCTGGTTGAGAAGGCCTTTGCCGCAGTTCAATCTTCCGGCACTCGTGCATTGGCCGTTGTCGGCGGGGTGTCTGCAAATTCACGCTTGCGCCTGCTGCTCCAAGAGCGAGCCGCATCCGAGGGTCTGCTGTTGAGCCTTCCTCCGCTTAGCTATTGCACCGATAATGCTGCGATGATCGCAGCGGCAGGGAGACAGGCTCTGTGCGCAGGAGCGCGGGCCCCCCTAGATCTGGATGCTCACGCCTCAATGGTTTCACCATTGGCGCACGCGATCTAA
- the hflX gene encoding GTPase HflX, translating into MLTPQWFHHWRTRSKSIEKDTTLIPEIYGQVLGLRAGQLAMLERLYRRRMPVDDVLSSEAAKILAQFTHEIRRPIGLVITRRGAVQDVLVGAGTEPSPTTLTTFRASPQSLRGLRLIRSSVKEEPITQEDLSMLGLLRLDMIGTLAVTPKGEPGLLSLAHLNPPGPEKSLYTLLKPTLVHQCPVSFETFIHDLESDLQRQGASHTMAQGQTAILVSASPKSKAEQEERLAELAELASSADLTVIDRLVQRTQGGHHRFQLGSGKLKDVLTQAMQQGADLLIFDQDLAPGQLRAIAEISDLPVIDRTQLILDIFAQRAHSREGKVQVELAQLRYMLPRLSGQGISLSRLGGGIGSRGPGETKLETDRRRIRERIDYLEKEIEGFARHQDQRRSRRVRQDFPVLSIVGYTNAGKSTLLNVLTRSQVSAAPRVFETLDTTSRRLRFPHGREVIITDTVGFIRDLPKDLLAAFRTTLDELRDADLLLHVVDAGTKDLDAHIAAVDTVLNSLTLDEIPQILVFNKCDQLPPGQAEVLCQRYGAIGVSALHSETLRPLIRLLEERVAVLVPEEGFSRKSTPPIPLASQS; encoded by the coding sequence ATGCTCACGCCTCAATGGTTTCACCATTGGCGCACGCGATCTAAATCTATAGAGAAGGATACGACGCTCATTCCTGAAATCTACGGACAAGTCCTGGGTCTCCGTGCCGGCCAGCTCGCCATGCTTGAACGGCTCTATCGTCGACGTATGCCCGTGGATGACGTTCTCTCATCTGAAGCGGCAAAAATCCTTGCGCAGTTCACGCACGAGATTCGCCGTCCCATCGGTCTGGTCATCACCAGGCGTGGTGCCGTGCAAGACGTCCTAGTCGGCGCTGGGACCGAGCCCTCTCCAACGACGTTGACCACCTTTCGTGCGAGTCCGCAATCGCTGAGGGGCCTTCGTCTAATTCGCTCGAGCGTGAAAGAGGAGCCCATCACTCAAGAAGACCTCAGCATGCTGGGCCTGCTTCGACTCGACATGATCGGAACGTTGGCCGTCACGCCCAAAGGGGAACCGGGTTTGCTTTCTCTGGCCCATCTGAATCCACCTGGTCCTGAAAAATCCTTATATACGCTGCTGAAGCCCACGTTGGTCCATCAATGCCCGGTGAGTTTTGAAACCTTCATTCACGATCTGGAGTCGGATCTACAACGTCAGGGTGCATCGCACACGATGGCCCAGGGGCAAACTGCCATCCTCGTGAGCGCCTCGCCCAAAAGCAAGGCCGAGCAGGAAGAACGCCTCGCTGAGCTTGCAGAATTGGCGTCCTCTGCGGATCTCACGGTCATCGACCGGTTAGTGCAACGGACACAGGGTGGCCACCATCGGTTTCAATTAGGAAGCGGTAAGCTCAAAGATGTGCTAACGCAAGCGATGCAGCAGGGAGCGGATCTACTCATTTTCGATCAAGACTTAGCTCCAGGACAGTTACGTGCGATTGCGGAGATCAGCGACCTGCCGGTCATCGATCGGACCCAGCTGATTCTCGACATCTTTGCGCAACGCGCGCATAGCCGGGAAGGCAAGGTGCAAGTCGAGCTGGCGCAACTTCGCTATATGCTGCCGCGTCTTTCCGGTCAGGGTATAAGCCTCTCGCGTTTGGGCGGGGGCATCGGCAGCAGGGGACCAGGTGAAACGAAGCTCGAAACCGACCGACGCCGTATCCGAGAGCGTATCGACTATTTGGAGAAAGAGATTGAGGGCTTTGCCCGCCACCAAGATCAGCGTCGCTCGCGCCGCGTCCGGCAAGATTTCCCGGTTCTGTCCATCGTGGGCTACACGAACGCCGGCAAATCCACATTGCTCAACGTCCTCACGCGCAGTCAGGTGAGCGCAGCCCCACGCGTTTTTGAAACGCTCGACACCACCAGCCGGAGGCTCCGTTTCCCTCATGGCCGGGAAGTGATCATCACCGACACGGTGGGATTCATTCGCGACCTGCCCAAAGATCTCCTCGCTGCCTTCAGGACGACTCTGGACGAGTTGCGCGATGCCGACCTCCTTCTCCACGTGGTTGATGCAGGGACCAAAGATCTGGACGCCCATATCGCCGCCGTCGATACCGTGCTGAACAGCCTCACTCTTGATGAGATTCCGCAGATTCTGGTCTTCAATAAATGCGATCAGCTTCCACCAGGACAAGCAGAGGTTCTCTGTCAACGTTATGGGGCGATTGGAGTTTCAGCCCTGCATTCGGAGACCTTGCGCCCGCTCATTCGGCTGCTTGAAGAACGGGTGGCCGTGCTTGTTCCAGAGGAGGGCTTTTCCAGAAAATCCACGCCCCCAATCCCGCTTGCATCTCAGTCCTAA
- the nth gene encoding endonuclease III has protein sequence MTTKSLPAVDRRERLKTIAKALQRTMPAPQMELDHRSPWELLVATILSAQCTDRRVNQVTPALFRRYPGPAELAGADHLEVEQLIHSTGFFKSKAKHLIGCSKAVTERFYEQVPQTMETLITLPGVGRKTANVILGNAFGQPGIVVDTHVKRVAKRLALSKSDNPERVEEDLQQLMPKSQWTAVSQRLLLHGRYICLARKPRCGTCPVYQQCSWKEKGPQ, from the coding sequence ATGACTACGAAATCCTTACCAGCCGTGGATCGCCGAGAACGCCTCAAGACCATCGCCAAGGCCCTCCAGCGTACGATGCCGGCCCCTCAAATGGAACTCGACCACCGGTCGCCGTGGGAGCTGCTTGTGGCCACGATCCTTTCCGCGCAATGTACCGATCGGCGAGTTAATCAGGTGACGCCGGCGCTCTTTCGCCGCTATCCGGGACCGGCAGAACTGGCAGGGGCGGATCATCTCGAAGTTGAGCAGCTCATTCACTCAACCGGCTTCTTTAAAAGTAAGGCCAAGCATCTGATTGGCTGCAGCAAGGCTGTGACCGAGCGTTTCTACGAACAAGTCCCTCAGACGATGGAAACATTGATCACCTTGCCTGGCGTCGGGAGAAAGACGGCGAACGTCATACTCGGAAATGCCTTCGGCCAGCCCGGCATCGTCGTCGATACTCACGTGAAACGTGTGGCCAAGCGGCTTGCTCTGAGCAAATCTGATAATCCAGAACGTGTAGAAGAGGATCTGCAGCAACTGATGCCGAAGTCCCAATGGACGGCCGTCTCGCAGCGATTGCTGTTACATGGCCGATATATCTGCCTCGCGAGAAAGCCCCGGTGCGGTACCTGTCCGGTTTATCAACAGTGCTCATGGAAAGAGAAAGGCCCGCAATGA
- a CDS encoding YicC/YloC family endoribonuclease, whose translation MTGFGRRQAPWQDGSVTVEMRSVNHRFLEIACRLPRPLSHLEDAFKKSIQQRCTRGRVDITVTVQAGKGRAGSVNLDQALAKQYHQAFLTLKKSLKLSGSVDLALMAGLRDVVSVSDQPTEDPKLAKLVQQLMTKALTDLAEMRTSEGKALAEDMRARVQTIRSHKDLVAARTPLLAQEAFVRMKARVEKLLGSDISDPPRLYQELAVYADRGDITEEIVRLDSHMIQFEQTLTRAESVGKTLDFLLQEIGREVNTIGSKANDAEIAGHVVQMKAELERIREQVQNVE comes from the coding sequence ATGACTGGCTTCGGTCGTCGGCAGGCTCCTTGGCAAGACGGGTCCGTGACGGTCGAAATGCGCTCCGTCAACCATCGCTTTCTTGAAATTGCCTGCCGCCTTCCCCGGCCCCTGAGCCACTTGGAAGACGCCTTCAAAAAGTCTATCCAGCAACGCTGTACCCGTGGCCGCGTCGACATCACGGTGACGGTCCAGGCCGGCAAAGGCCGCGCCGGAAGTGTCAATCTTGACCAGGCGCTCGCAAAGCAGTACCATCAGGCCTTCCTCACTCTCAAGAAATCCCTGAAGCTGAGCGGGTCGGTCGATCTGGCGCTCATGGCTGGGCTCCGTGACGTGGTGTCGGTGTCGGATCAACCAACGGAAGACCCGAAACTGGCGAAGCTCGTGCAGCAACTGATGACCAAGGCGCTGACGGACCTTGCGGAGATGCGAACGAGCGAAGGGAAGGCTCTGGCTGAGGATATGCGCGCGCGGGTCCAGACCATTCGGAGCCACAAAGACCTGGTCGCAGCACGGACCCCGCTGTTGGCCCAAGAGGCCTTTGTCCGCATGAAAGCCCGTGTGGAGAAGCTCCTGGGGTCGGACATCTCTGATCCCCCGCGGCTTTATCAGGAATTGGCAGTCTATGCGGATCGTGGCGACATTACGGAAGAAATAGTCAGATTGGACTCGCATATGATACAGTTTGAGCAGACGCTCACTCGTGCAGAATCTGTTGGCAAGACACTCGACTTCCTGCTCCAGGAAATCGGGCGAGAGGTCAACACGATCGGTTCCAAAGCCAACGACGCAGAAATTGCGGGTCATGTGGTGCAGATGAAGGCCGAACTTGAACGTATTCGCGAACAGGTCCAAAACGTCGAATGA
- the gmk gene encoding guanylate kinase produces MSISTTTSSPAPVSGQPRSSTDRRGILFIISAPSGTGKTTLCKQLTTNLPDLWHSISYTTRQPRLGEEHGREYYFIDEQPFQEMIDRNEFVEWARVYGNLYGTPWKSLTEKIDQGIDVLLEIDVQGAMQVRKRFEDSVSIFILPPSMAVLRSRLQTRASDSAEEIQRRLHKVKEEVWSFREYAYIVRNDDIDRSIRDLESIFWSERLKTKRLNMTWLENNFILDDEQKS; encoded by the coding sequence ATGAGTATTAGTACCACCACAAGTTCTCCTGCGCCCGTGTCAGGCCAACCGCGATCCTCGACGGATCGGCGTGGGATTCTTTTCATTATCTCTGCCCCGTCTGGCACCGGGAAAACGACGCTCTGCAAGCAGCTTACGACGAACCTTCCCGATCTGTGGCACTCAATTTCTTATACGACAAGGCAGCCACGGCTCGGCGAAGAGCATGGCCGCGAATATTACTTCATCGACGAACAGCCGTTCCAAGAGATGATCGATCGGAATGAGTTTGTCGAGTGGGCCCGTGTGTACGGGAACCTCTACGGCACGCCATGGAAATCGCTGACCGAAAAGATCGATCAGGGGATCGATGTCTTGCTGGAGATCGACGTGCAAGGGGCGATGCAGGTCAGGAAGCGGTTTGAGGACTCGGTATCGATTTTTATTCTTCCCCCCTCAATGGCCGTCCTCCGATCCCGGCTGCAAACCAGGGCCTCCGACTCAGCGGAAGAGATCCAACGACGCCTGCATAAAGTCAAAGAAGAGGTCTGGAGCTTTCGGGAGTACGCCTACATCGTCCGGAACGACGACATCGACCGATCGATTCGCGATCTTGAAAGTATCTTCTGGTCGGAGCGTCTGAAGACGAAACGATTGAATATGACGTGGCTCGAAAATAACTTCATTCTCGACGACGAACAGAAATCCTGA
- a CDS encoding DNA-directed RNA polymerase subunit omega translates to MIDMLRLLPQYAPGEFDSRHRLAIIAGQRAKHILQGSRHAASRFNKETTIALDEVLRGQTTYLVGQEARDAMKESKRGKEGEMERIAMMTGDDAKEIKKELSVYVDDTPKAVVGTSEE, encoded by the coding sequence ATGATCGACATGTTGAGACTTTTGCCACAATACGCACCAGGTGAATTTGACTCCCGCCACCGGCTCGCAATCATCGCAGGTCAACGGGCGAAGCATATCTTGCAAGGATCGCGTCATGCCGCCTCGCGCTTCAACAAGGAAACGACCATTGCCCTCGATGAAGTTCTCCGAGGACAAACGACATACCTCGTCGGTCAAGAGGCCCGGGATGCGATGAAGGAATCGAAGCGCGGCAAAGAAGGTGAAATGGAGCGCATCGCCATGATGACCGGCGACGATGCGAAGGAGATCAAAAAAGAACTGAGCGTCTATGTCGACGATACCCCGAAGGCGGTAGTGGGGACGAGCGAGGAGTAA